From a region of the Nocardioides ginsengisegetis genome:
- a CDS encoding Ig-like domain repeat protein has translation MKISAISKRLATVGVATALAAGAMVGATATSASAASASNDYTCTVPLLGAQTFPVTISSTPLDLVSSLPAGLAFPAGALDALSSTGHAIDMTMTAPAIVVQTLAGIGTLTGVSAPALAIPLGSSSVPVSGLALTGPPAVQPDGSAIFNLAGSNGAFAVPAAGEYDITMPSAFQFIASTTSTDFPNIPVDCTTAAPATIKHLTVTKNNAAFTSIKPAVTPYKASKAAKLVTKVGAANHVPTGMVIVKEGTKTLGKAALNSLGKAVVNMGKLSPGKHALKVLYKGDSYSTAAPTQKLTVKSVK, from the coding sequence ATGAAGATTTCTGCTATTTCAAAGCGCCTGGCGACCGTCGGTGTCGCCACTGCTCTCGCCGCGGGCGCCATGGTCGGGGCGACGGCCACGTCCGCCAGCGCGGCGTCGGCGTCCAACGACTACACGTGCACGGTGCCGCTGCTCGGCGCCCAGACGTTCCCGGTCACGATCTCGAGCACCCCGCTCGACCTCGTCAGCTCGCTTCCCGCCGGGCTGGCGTTCCCGGCCGGTGCGCTGGACGCGCTGAGCTCCACCGGTCACGCCATCGACATGACGATGACCGCGCCCGCGATCGTGGTCCAGACCCTGGCCGGCATCGGCACCCTGACCGGTGTCAGCGCCCCGGCCCTGGCCATCCCGCTCGGCTCGAGCTCCGTGCCGGTGTCGGGCCTGGCCCTGACGGGTCCCCCGGCCGTGCAGCCGGACGGCAGCGCCATCTTCAACCTCGCCGGCAGCAACGGTGCCTTCGCCGTCCCGGCCGCGGGTGAGTACGACATCACCATGCCGAGCGCGTTCCAGTTCATCGCCTCGACCACCAGCACCGACTTCCCGAACATCCCGGTCGACTGCACGACCGCGGCCCCGGCCACGATCAAGCACCTCACGGTGACCAAGAACAACGCCGCGTTCACCAGCATCAAGCCGGCCGTCACGCCCTACAAGGCGAGCAAGGCCGCCAAGCTGGTCACCAAGGTTGGCGCCGCCAACCACGTGCCCACCGGCATGGTCATCGTCAAGGAGGGCACCAAGACCCTCGGCAAGGCTGCGCTCAACAGCCTCGGCAAGGCCGTGGTCAACATGGGCAAGCTCTCCCCGGGCAAGCACGCGCTGAAGGTCCTCTACAAGGGCGACTCCTACTCCACCGCGGCGCCCACGCAGAAGCTGACGGTCAAGTCCGTCAAGTGA